A region from the Paenibacillus humicola genome encodes:
- a CDS encoding LacI family DNA-binding transcriptional regulator, with the protein MKNKVTMQDIADKLNLSKNSVSQALTGKDGVSDETRRLVVETAERMGYVYGKNRKSTAGEASSGYGVIALIASDFAFSMKSFFGEIYLSIEKEVKNRGCELIIQSIGQEDARELNLPPFLQNRSVDGILILSHITTDYINAVIDTGIPAVMIDHHDPAITADCILTNNRFSAFEAVKHLAELGHREVGFIGNIDFSPSYYERLEGFRMASRTYGLQTKDEWLVTDAREDSGFVLDRLTGLEQRPTAWFCVNDGLGFMVNSALQQLDLKVPDDVSVVSFDNGYLSRLSTPQITTVDIDLRLYGVYAVERLFSRIARPDQLCTETLLPTTLLVRGSSSLPKSAGRELPGASLPRS; encoded by the coding sequence ATGAAAAATAAAGTGACCATGCAGGATATCGCCGACAAGCTGAATTTGTCCAAAAATTCCGTGTCCCAAGCGCTTACCGGCAAGGACGGCGTCAGCGACGAGACGCGCCGGCTGGTCGTCGAAACCGCCGAACGGATGGGCTATGTATACGGCAAAAATCGCAAAAGCACCGCAGGCGAAGCTTCTTCCGGTTACGGCGTCATCGCCCTGATCGCGTCCGACTTCGCCTTTTCCATGAAGAGCTTCTTCGGCGAAATCTATTTGAGCATCGAAAAAGAAGTCAAGAACCGCGGCTGCGAGCTCATCATCCAGTCGATCGGGCAGGAGGACGCACGGGAGCTGAATCTTCCGCCCTTTCTGCAAAACCGGTCGGTGGACGGCATCCTTATTTTGTCCCATATTACGACCGATTATATAAATGCGGTCATCGACACCGGCATTCCCGCCGTAATGATCGACCACCACGATCCGGCCATAACGGCCGATTGCATATTGACCAACAACCGGTTCAGCGCCTTTGAGGCGGTAAAGCATCTGGCCGAGCTCGGACACCGCGAAGTCGGCTTTATAGGCAACATCGATTTCTCGCCCAGCTATTACGAACGGCTGGAGGGCTTCCGGATGGCGAGCCGAACGTACGGGCTTCAGACAAAGGACGAATGGCTCGTGACCGATGCCCGCGAAGACAGCGGCTTTGTGCTGGACAGGCTGACCGGCCTGGAGCAGCGGCCCACCGCCTGGTTCTGCGTCAACGACGGCCTCGGCTTTATGGTCAATTCCGCGCTGCAGCAGCTGGACCTGAAGGTTCCGGACGACGTCTCCGTCGTCAGCTTTGACAACGGCTACCTGTCGCGGCTGTCAACGCCGCAAATCACGACGGTGGATATCGATCTGCGCCTGTACGGCGTCTATGCGGTGGAACGGCTGTTCAGCCGCATCGCCCGGCCGGACCAGCTGTGCACGGAAACGCTGCTGCCCACAACGCTGCTCGTACGCGGCTCATCGTCCCTGCCAAAATCGGCAGGCCGCGAGCTGCCCGGTGCATCCCTTCCACGGTCCTAA
- a CDS encoding Rrf2 family transcriptional regulator, translating into MKFSKATNYALHTMFFLAAATPDKHVGVLKLAERQEVSPTYLSKILTKLVKAGMIESASGANGGYRLKRNWEDISFLDIIHAIEGTASLFDCDFNHGPDCLIQKVMVSAEEEMEAYLSNQKMSELARNVPAPL; encoded by the coding sequence ATGAAGTTTTCAAAAGCAACAAACTATGCGCTGCATACCATGTTTTTTCTTGCCGCAGCCACCCCGGACAAACATGTCGGCGTTCTGAAGCTGGCGGAGCGGCAGGAAGTTTCCCCGACGTATCTGTCCAAAATATTAACCAAACTCGTCAAGGCGGGTATGATTGAGTCGGCTTCGGGCGCCAACGGGGGGTATCGGTTAAAGCGGAATTGGGAGGACATTTCGTTTTTGGATATCATTCATGCCATCGAAGGCACGGCCTCCTTGTTTGATTGCGACTTCAACCATGGACCGGATTGTTTAATTCAGAAGGTGATGGTATCGGCCGAAGAGGAAATGGAGGCTTATTTGAGCAATCAAAAAATGTCTGAGCTTGCCAGGAACGTTCCGGCTCCTCTGTGA
- a CDS encoding carbohydrate ABC transporter permease, with protein MVGSRQNRRLRLTIRYILAFALLLVMVYPYLYMVLNSFADWTQIDKSLFPTRFTSRSYEWLFTGGETGVTRPWLHAFMNSIIVSAASTALMMLFGIMSAYALSKLNFFGRNAINNFVLFHMFFPAIILLIPTFLIIQKVGLYDTYLGMIIPKAVSLWAIFMYTNFFKAVPSVFIEAARLDGASDLKIMYRIMLPMSKSITTVIFLFLLMERWTELLWDMIVVKSDSMLTLNVLLSQMFGPYGSYPGPLYAASTILTLPIIVMFLIFSKKFQEGMQFSLK; from the coding sequence ATGGTTGGGTCTAGACAGAACCGTCGTCTGCGGCTTACAATCCGGTATATTCTGGCTTTCGCGCTGCTTCTCGTAATGGTCTATCCGTATCTGTACATGGTGCTGAACTCGTTCGCGGACTGGACGCAGATCGACAAAAGCTTGTTTCCGACCAGGTTTACGTCCAGATCGTACGAATGGCTATTTACCGGAGGGGAGACCGGAGTGACGAGGCCGTGGCTGCATGCGTTTATGAACAGCATTATCGTTTCGGCGGCCTCGACGGCGCTGATGATGCTGTTCGGCATCATGTCCGCGTATGCACTTTCCAAGTTGAATTTTTTCGGCCGGAACGCGATCAACAATTTCGTGTTGTTCCACATGTTTTTTCCGGCGATCATCCTGCTCATTCCGACGTTTCTGATCATACAGAAAGTTGGGCTGTACGATACGTACCTTGGAATGATCATCCCGAAGGCCGTCAGTCTATGGGCGATCTTCATGTATACGAACTTCTTTAAGGCGGTGCCGTCCGTCTTCATCGAGGCGGCGCGGCTGGACGGTGCGAGCGATCTGAAGATCATGTACCGGATTATGCTGCCGATGTCCAAATCGATTACAACCGTCATCTTCCTGTTTCTGCTGATGGAACGGTGGACGGAGCTGCTGTGGGATATGATCGTGGTCAAAAGCGACAGCATGCTGACGCTGAACGTGCTGCTGTCGCAGATGTTCGGACCGTACGGCTCGTACCCGGGTCCGCTTTATGCGGCTTCTACGATTCTGACGCTGCCGATCATCGTCATGTTCCTCATTTTCAGCAAAAAGTTCCAGGAGGGCATGCAGTTCAGCCTGAAATGA
- a CDS encoding extracellular solute-binding protein, whose amino-acid sequence MKKKQLVSLLLTGMMTTGILSACSTGQDTTQNGDTSTNAGGGAGGGGVTTIEFWAAPNPTQQAFWQEMAKNYEATNPNVKINVSAMKESPTSEAGIQAAIAAKSAPTMSENINRGFAAQLADSKALVPLDTLDGFQDIVSERNMSSTIGPWKFADGHQYVLPIYSNAMLFGWRLDTLKELGYSEPPKTYGEILELTKKLKAKYGDKKFLWAKADLADPTAWKRWFDFYMLYDAASNGNKFIEGDKFTGDDKAGQEVLTFVDDLRKEKGLLARQTTDPFENGVGTFVDIGPWTFTTWAQKYPNLKYNVNYALTMPPVPDDVDPAKSKTFADTKGLVIYASATKAQQEAAVGFIKWVYSDAKNDAAWFQQTMLPPARDDLTSNAAFKTILDQNPQLKPYAENVPNAIPPMDNAKYNDLQTIIGEQAFNKVVKGEISPADGWANMKKAIEDALK is encoded by the coding sequence ATGAAGAAAAAGCAACTGGTTTCGCTTCTGCTGACAGGAATGATGACAACCGGCATTCTCTCCGCCTGTTCGACTGGGCAGGACACAACGCAAAACGGCGATACATCGACGAATGCGGGTGGCGGGGCAGGCGGCGGAGGCGTGACGACGATCGAATTTTGGGCGGCGCCGAATCCGACGCAGCAGGCGTTCTGGCAGGAGATGGCCAAAAACTATGAAGCGACTAACCCGAATGTAAAAATCAACGTCAGCGCGATGAAGGAATCGCCGACGTCCGAAGCCGGCATTCAGGCGGCGATCGCGGCGAAGAGTGCGCCGACGATGTCGGAGAACATCAACCGCGGCTTCGCCGCGCAGCTGGCCGATAGCAAAGCGCTCGTGCCGCTCGATACGCTGGACGGCTTCCAGGATATTGTCTCCGAACGCAATATGAGCAGCACGATCGGCCCGTGGAAATTTGCCGACGGCCATCAATACGTACTGCCCATTTACTCCAACGCCATGCTGTTCGGCTGGCGCCTGGATACGCTGAAGGAGCTTGGTTACAGCGAGCCGCCGAAGACGTACGGCGAAATTCTCGAGCTCACCAAGAAGCTGAAGGCTAAATACGGCGACAAGAAATTCCTGTGGGCCAAGGCGGATCTGGCCGATCCGACCGCCTGGAAGCGCTGGTTCGATTTCTACATGCTGTATGACGCCGCTTCGAACGGCAACAAATTTATCGAAGGCGACAAGTTTACGGGCGACGACAAGGCGGGTCAAGAAGTGCTTACCTTCGTCGACGACCTCCGCAAGGAGAAAGGGCTGCTGGCCCGCCAGACGACGGACCCGTTCGAGAACGGAGTCGGAACCTTCGTCGACATCGGCCCTTGGACCTTCACGACGTGGGCGCAAAAGTATCCGAACCTGAAGTACAACGTCAATTACGCGCTGACGATGCCGCCGGTTCCCGACGACGTTGATCCGGCCAAGAGCAAGACGTTTGCGGATACGAAGGGGCTGGTCATCTACGCTTCCGCCACGAAGGCACAGCAGGAAGCCGCTGTCGGCTTTATCAAATGGGTGTACTCGGATGCGAAGAACGATGCTGCCTGGTTCCAACAAACGATGCTGCCTCCGGCGCGCGACGATCTGACGAGCAACGCTGCTTTCAAGACGATTCTCGACCAAAATCCGCAGCTTAAGCCATACGCCGAGAATGTGCCGAACGCGATTCCGCCGATGGACAACGCGAAATACAACGATCTGCAGACGATTATCGGCGAGCAGGCGTTCAATAAGGTCGTCAAGGGCGAAATCTCCCCGGCGGACGGCTGGGCGAATATGAAAAAGGCGATCGAGGACGCTCTGAAATAA
- a CDS encoding TetR/AcrR family transcriptional regulator C-terminal domain-containing protein, whose product MKSKSIHPDDLLSLFHKLASVQCFPSSTNKSTMSYFHYTDANDLLERVKADLWAGLSERLNNLNPYNYLSYADNHEADPALVKVIEYYGEHADFFKVILGPNGDPAFSVRIKQFLKEHHLSKILHTRPDLAETIIPKDYMIAYLAASNLSRMETGMQQTPQTIALMITSILSSGMKQLYDIS is encoded by the coding sequence GTGAAATCGAAGTCCATACATCCAGACGATCTCCTTTCACTGTTCCATAAACTCGCTTCTGTTCAATGCTTTCCATCGAGTACAAACAAATCAACCATGAGCTACTTTCACTATACCGATGCAAACGATTTACTTGAACGGGTGAAAGCGGACCTATGGGCGGGTTTGTCCGAGAGGTTGAACAACCTTAATCCTTACAACTATCTGTCTTACGCTGACAATCATGAGGCCGATCCCGCATTGGTGAAGGTGATCGAATATTATGGCGAGCATGCGGACTTCTTCAAGGTTATCCTGGGCCCTAATGGAGATCCTGCTTTTTCCGTGCGTATCAAACAATTTTTGAAAGAGCATCATCTCTCCAAGATCCTCCATACCCGGCCGGATTTGGCCGAAACGATTATCCCGAAGGACTATATGATTGCTTATCTCGCCGCCTCGAACCTCAGTAGGATGGAAACGGGAATGCAGCAAACTCCACAAACGATTGCGCTTATGATTACCAGTATACTGAGCAGCGGGATGAAGCAATTGTACGACATTTCCTGA
- a CDS encoding MTP-1 family protein has translation MNRGERASHPQRIVFSGVGEKDVYNISAPFKDEGEWIIAGRVESRDSEHSDVIFFVERDGRWLPREGAPTFELQDPFHCMISGELVVGGVQIFPHPEKLGGLMWRTVFYRGARLSELRPFFSGPDGMKDLRLVGLADGSVGVFTRPQGEKGGRGKIGFTRVPSLDALTIEAIGDAPLLDGQFTDEEWGGANEAHLLRDGRIGVLGHIACFGSQGDRHYYPMAFIFDPETGSYSPAELLAVRDDFLPGPSKRPDLQDVVFSGGLVRGGDGLAVLFAGISDADAQRITVRDPFYDAERGS, from the coding sequence ATGAACCGCGGCGAGCGGGCATCGCATCCGCAGCGGATTGTCTTTTCCGGCGTAGGGGAAAAGGATGTCTACAACATTTCGGCTCCCTTCAAAGATGAAGGCGAATGGATTATTGCAGGGCGCGTGGAATCCCGCGACAGCGAGCATTCCGACGTGATCTTCTTCGTCGAGCGCGACGGCCGGTGGCTGCCGCGGGAAGGGGCGCCGACATTCGAGCTGCAGGACCCGTTCCACTGTATGATCTCCGGCGAGCTCGTTGTAGGCGGCGTGCAGATTTTTCCTCACCCGGAGAAGCTAGGCGGGCTGATGTGGCGCACGGTATTCTACCGCGGCGCAAGACTCTCGGAGCTGCGCCCGTTCTTCTCCGGCCCGGACGGGATGAAGGATCTCCGGCTGGTCGGTCTGGCGGACGGCTCCGTCGGCGTGTTTACCCGCCCGCAGGGAGAGAAGGGCGGCCGCGGAAAAATCGGCTTCACGCGCGTTCCTTCGCTTGATGCGCTGACGATCGAGGCGATCGGGGACGCACCGCTGCTGGACGGCCAGTTTACGGACGAGGAATGGGGCGGCGCGAACGAAGCGCATTTGCTTCGCGACGGACGGATCGGCGTCCTCGGTCACATTGCCTGCTTCGGCAGCCAGGGAGACCGCCATTATTATCCGATGGCTTTTATTTTCGATCCGGAGACCGGCTCGTATTCGCCTGCGGAGCTGCTGGCGGTGCGGGACGATTTTCTTCCCGGTCCGTCCAAACGGCCGGATCTGCAGGATGTCGTATTCAGCGGCGGACTGGTGCGCGGCGGAGACGGCCTGGCGGTGCTTTTTGCCGGAATCAGCGACGCCGACGCGCAGAGGATTACGGTGCGGGATCCTTTTTACGATGCCGAACGAGGAAGCTGA
- a CDS encoding glycoside hydrolase family 130 protein, whose protein sequence is MKIERYEQNPLITPADVKPYHDGFEVIGAFNAGIAEYNGEVLMLLRVAERPVSPDPNIVLAPVYNVDHGGLDLIEIRKDDDRYDLSDPRVIVRKENAPAFEYLTSLSYLRIARSRDGHTFQVDEQPLVYPSQSLEIFGIEDPRITQIGDTYYIYFSAVSPVGIGESLVSTKDFRNITHHGMIFGPDNKDVLIFPEKIGGKYYALHRPTTKSCGRPEIWLAESDNLLYWGNHKHLLGLRPGNWDGGRIGGGAVPIKTERGWLELYHGATKDHRYCMGAVLLDLNDPSKVIARSDRPIMEPEADYERQGFFGEVVFSCGALVRGDTVAMYYGVSDTSMACAELSLQEILDSLQPV, encoded by the coding sequence ATGAAAATAGAACGCTACGAACAGAATCCGCTCATCACGCCGGCGGACGTGAAGCCTTACCATGACGGATTTGAAGTCATCGGCGCGTTCAACGCCGGCATCGCCGAATATAACGGAGAGGTTCTGATGCTGCTGCGTGTAGCGGAGCGGCCGGTAAGCCCCGATCCGAATATCGTGCTGGCGCCGGTCTACAATGTGGATCATGGCGGATTGGACCTGATTGAAATCCGCAAGGACGACGACAGATACGATCTGTCCGACCCTCGCGTCATTGTAAGGAAAGAAAATGCGCCGGCCTTCGAATACCTGACGAGCCTGTCCTATTTGCGCATTGCGCGCAGCCGCGACGGCCACACGTTCCAGGTGGATGAACAGCCCCTGGTGTATCCGTCGCAAAGTCTGGAAATATTCGGGATTGAAGATCCCCGCATCACGCAGATCGGAGATACGTATTATATTTACTTCTCCGCGGTTTCGCCCGTCGGTATCGGAGAATCGCTGGTCTCGACGAAAGATTTTCGGAATATAACCCATCACGGGATGATATTCGGACCCGACAATAAAGATGTTCTCATCTTCCCGGAGAAAATCGGCGGCAAGTATTACGCGCTGCACCGGCCGACGACGAAGAGCTGCGGCCGTCCGGAAATCTGGCTGGCCGAGTCGGACAATCTGCTCTATTGGGGCAACCACAAGCATCTGCTCGGATTGCGGCCCGGCAATTGGGACGGCGGGCGGATCGGCGGCGGCGCCGTACCGATCAAGACGGAACGCGGCTGGCTGGAGCTGTACCATGGAGCGACCAAGGATCACCGGTACTGCATGGGGGCTGTGCTGCTCGACCTGAACGATCCCTCGAAGGTCATCGCCCGTTCCGACCGCCCGATAATGGAGCCGGAGGCGGATTACGAGCGGCAGGGCTTCTTTGGCGAAGTCGTGTTTTCCTGCGGCGCTCTCGTGCGCGGCGATACGGTAGCGATGTATTACGGCGTATCCGACACTTCGATGGCCTGCGCGGAGCTGAGCCTGCAGGAGATTTTGGACAGCCTGCAGCCGGTGTGA
- a CDS encoding NAD(P)/FAD-dependent oxidoreductase, which yields METQFFDVLIIGGGPAGLSAALVLGRSRKQAAVIDEGRPRNAVTREAHGFLTRDGISPGEFRRIAKEQIGVYPSVSIMADTAVSITGADGHFQVATAQGKTFASKKLLFAVGMKDRPLDIPGLAEIYGKSAFVCPYCDGWELRDKPLVIINKGADAMHFAPLISGWTSRFTICTNGPDGLTEADREELRRHRIPVFDAPIRSIESNEGKVRQVVLEDGTTIPCEGIFFKPELVTGSDLPQAIGCQVTEAGTVVVDGFGKTSVAGVYSAGDASSRQYQAIAAASAGAFTAAAINNELNMEAWKKIG from the coding sequence ATGGAAACTCAGTTTTTCGACGTGTTGATTATTGGCGGCGGTCCGGCGGGACTCAGTGCCGCGCTCGTGCTGGGGCGGTCAAGAAAGCAGGCGGCCGTGATTGATGAAGGCCGTCCCCGCAATGCCGTGACCCGGGAGGCTCACGGATTTCTCACTCGCGACGGAATTAGCCCCGGCGAATTTCGCAGGATCGCGAAGGAACAAATCGGCGTTTATCCGTCCGTATCCATCATGGCGGATACGGCCGTCTCGATTACGGGCGCGGACGGTCATTTTCAAGTCGCGACCGCGCAAGGAAAAACCTTTGCAAGCAAAAAGCTGCTGTTTGCCGTCGGGATGAAGGATCGGCCGCTGGACATTCCGGGGCTGGCGGAGATTTACGGGAAAAGCGCCTTCGTCTGTCCGTATTGCGACGGCTGGGAATTAAGGGATAAGCCGCTTGTCATCATCAATAAAGGAGCCGACGCCATGCACTTCGCTCCGTTGATCTCCGGATGGACGAGCCGTTTTACCATTTGTACGAACGGCCCCGATGGACTGACCGAAGCCGATCGCGAGGAGCTCCGCCGGCATCGCATTCCCGTATTCGACGCGCCGATCCGATCCATCGAGTCGAACGAAGGGAAGGTCCGGCAAGTCGTACTGGAAGACGGGACGACCATTCCTTGCGAGGGGATCTTTTTTAAACCGGAGCTGGTTACGGGTTCGGATCTGCCTCAAGCGATCGGGTGTCAAGTCACGGAAGCGGGAACCGTCGTCGTCGACGGCTTCGGGAAAACGAGCGTTGCGGGCGTTTACAGCGCCGGGGATGCGTCTTCGCGGCAGTATCAGGCGATTGCCGCCGCCTCTGCGGGGGCCTTTACGGCCGCGGCCATCAACAACGAGCTGAATATGGAGGCTTGGAAAAAGATCGGTTAA
- the glmS gene encoding glutamine--fructose-6-phosphate transaminase (isomerizing) gives MCGIVGYIGKRQSQGILIEGLKKLEYRGYDSAGIAVFTESGLEVRKSKGRLAVLEEKLGGEPLVGSVGIGHTRWATHGKPSDVNSHPHTDNSHKFSVVHNGIIENYLDLKEELTAKGHRFVSETDTEVISHLVAEEYDGDIVAAVQRAVKRMRGAFALGVLTEYEPDRLVAVRFASPLVIGVGDGENFIGSDIPAILEHTRDVYILNDGEMAILTKNGVELMTIDGESISKEIFHVDWDLVTAEKAGFDHFMLKEIYEQPKAYRDTMMGRIADDGQSVVLKEIGMTAEQIRAIRKVHIVACGTAYHAGLVGKSVIEGLARIPVETDVASEYRYRSPIITPDTLVIVVSQSGETADTLAALREAKRCGARVLAITNVVGSSVAREADDVIITQAGPEIAVASTKAYTSQLIAFYLLGLFLADTVGTRDRAFIADVVASMQKLPEQVESILEQANVLKQVAESVAKHSNLFFIGRGADFAVAQEGSLKLKEISYIHSEAYAAGELKHGTLALIEEGIPVIALITQEDLYEKTLSNIKEVKARGAHVLGVVNNGIEDEVGKSVDELFTIPKTLPLLSPALSVVPLQLIAYYASLARGNDVDKPRNLAKSVTVE, from the coding sequence ATGTGCGGAATTGTTGGATATATTGGAAAACGTCAGTCGCAGGGCATTTTGATCGAAGGCTTGAAGAAGCTGGAATACCGCGGGTACGACTCGGCCGGCATCGCCGTGTTTACGGAAAGCGGACTTGAAGTGCGCAAATCGAAGGGCCGTCTGGCCGTGCTCGAAGAGAAGCTGGGCGGGGAACCGCTCGTCGGTTCGGTCGGCATCGGTCATACGCGGTGGGCGACACACGGCAAGCCGTCGGATGTCAATTCGCATCCGCATACGGACAACTCGCATAAATTTTCGGTCGTGCATAACGGGATTATCGAGAATTATCTCGACTTGAAGGAAGAGCTGACCGCCAAAGGGCATCGCTTCGTGTCCGAAACCGATACGGAAGTCATTTCCCATTTGGTGGCGGAGGAGTACGACGGCGATATCGTGGCAGCGGTGCAGCGCGCCGTAAAGCGTATGCGCGGGGCTTTCGCGCTCGGCGTCCTGACGGAGTATGAGCCGGACCGCCTCGTAGCGGTACGTTTCGCAAGCCCGCTCGTTATCGGCGTCGGGGACGGCGAGAATTTTATCGGGTCGGATATTCCGGCGATACTCGAGCATACGCGCGACGTGTACATTTTGAATGACGGCGAAATGGCGATTTTGACAAAAAACGGCGTCGAGCTGATGACGATTGACGGCGAAAGTATTTCCAAGGAAATATTTCATGTCGATTGGGACTTGGTCACGGCGGAAAAAGCCGGATTCGATCATTTCATGCTGAAAGAAATTTACGAGCAGCCGAAAGCGTACCGCGATACGATGATGGGCCGCATTGCCGATGACGGACAATCCGTCGTGCTGAAAGAAATCGGCATGACGGCGGAGCAAATCCGCGCAATTCGGAAGGTGCACATCGTCGCTTGCGGCACGGCTTACCACGCGGGATTGGTCGGCAAATCGGTCATCGAGGGACTGGCGCGTATTCCGGTTGAAACGGACGTAGCTTCGGAATACCGTTACCGCTCGCCGATCATTACGCCGGATACGCTCGTTATCGTCGTCAGCCAGTCCGGCGAAACGGCGGATACGCTCGCCGCGCTGCGCGAAGCGAAACGGTGCGGAGCCCGCGTGCTTGCCATTACGAACGTCGTCGGCAGCTCGGTTGCGCGCGAAGCGGACGACGTCATCATTACGCAGGCGGGACCGGAAATTGCGGTTGCCTCGACCAAAGCGTATACGTCGCAGCTGATTGCTTTCTATTTGCTCGGCTTGTTCCTGGCCGATACGGTCGGCACGCGCGACCGCGCTTTTATCGCGGATGTCGTTGCGTCGATGCAGAAGCTGCCGGAGCAGGTGGAGAGCATTTTGGAGCAGGCCAATGTGCTGAAACAGGTAGCGGAATCGGTCGCGAAGCACAGCAACCTGTTCTTCATCGGCCGCGGCGCCGATTTTGCGGTCGCCCAGGAAGGCTCGCTGAAGCTGAAGGAGATCTCGTACATTCATTCCGAAGCGTACGCGGCCGGCGAGCTGAAGCATGGCACATTGGCGCTGATCGAGGAAGGCATCCCGGTAATCGCGCTCATTACGCAGGAGGATTTGTACGAAAAGACGCTCAGCAACATCAAGGAAGTGAAAGCGCGCGGCGCGCACGTGCTCGGCGTCGTCAATAACGGCATCGAAGACGAAGTCGGCAAATCCGTCGACGAGCTGTTCACGATTCCGAAGACGCTGCCGCTCTTGTCGCCGGCTTTGTCCGTCGTCCCGCTGCAGCTGATCGCGTATTACGCTTCTCTCGCGCGGGGCAACGATGTCGATAAGCCTCGGAATTTGGCGAAGAGCGTGACGGTGGAGTAA
- a CDS encoding carbohydrate ABC transporter permease: protein MDQRNNRLGWLFTSPYLIYSLIFFFGPLVWSFFLSITDWNLIAPTFNFVGLHNFMNGLRSPGVHAAFWVTYKFMMVFVPIVTVLAIAVAVLVHGLTRFKGLFLIGFFLPYLSSGVVSSLIVKGLLSYNSPINTFLRGVGIDIDWLGTPLSALFIVGLILAWKFTGYYALILTSGLESIDKEVYEAAAIDGVKDSQRFWRITLPLLYPALYTTLILAFGVTFGIFTEVYQLTGGGPDNATNTWQMEIFKQAFTNLQAGYASAVALLASVATFISIFVIRKILEIWGKRNGWV from the coding sequence ATGGATCAAAGAAACAACAGGTTGGGCTGGCTGTTCACCAGCCCTTACCTTATTTATTCGCTGATCTTTTTCTTCGGACCGCTGGTCTGGTCGTTTTTTCTGTCCATCACGGACTGGAATCTGATCGCGCCGACGTTCAATTTCGTCGGTCTCCATAATTTCATGAACGGACTGCGTTCGCCGGGCGTGCATGCGGCATTCTGGGTGACGTACAAATTCATGATGGTGTTCGTCCCGATCGTCACGGTGCTGGCGATCGCCGTGGCGGTGCTTGTTCACGGGCTCACCCGGTTCAAGGGGCTGTTTTTGATCGGCTTTTTCCTGCCTTATTTGTCCTCCGGCGTCGTCTCCTCGCTGATCGTGAAGGGGCTGCTGTCCTATAACAGCCCGATCAACACCTTTCTGCGCGGCGTCGGCATCGACATCGACTGGCTCGGTACGCCGTTGTCGGCATTGTTCATCGTGGGACTGATTTTAGCCTGGAAGTTCACCGGCTACTACGCCCTAATTCTGACCTCGGGGCTGGAGAGCATCGACAAGGAAGTATACGAGGCCGCAGCTATCGACGGGGTCAAGGACAGCCAGCGCTTCTGGCGGATTACCCTGCCGCTGCTCTACCCGGCGCTGTACACGACGCTCATTCTGGCGTTCGGCGTGACGTTCGGCATTTTCACCGAAGTATACCAGCTGACGGGCGGCGGGCCGGATAATGCGACGAATACGTGGCAGATGGAAATTTTCAAACAGGCGTTTACCAATCTGCAGGCGGGCTACGCGTCCGCGGTGGCGCTGCTGGCTTCGGTTGCGACGTTCATCTCGATCTTCGTGATTCGCAAAATACTGGAGATATGGGGGAAGCGCAATGGTTGGGTCTAG
- a CDS encoding helix-turn-helix transcriptional regulator, translating into MIPDDYEGIIPDMRYFICRYSTPSWCIRNQVIDFVDLTYIFEGKVTYIVNGVPYEAEQGDLICIPKQSLRQANIDPDHHMAAYASNLRIYHIEGLDVSLPFPVHSKIGLRDDLLSLYQELNIEWMQKKPGYMMKVRAIFLTILHKYFSLLFYKDAAHPVNPHVQKALHFIHERYDCQIDVAGLAAMIDLNPSYFGTLFKKHTGVTVKEYVNRIRINNAENMLASSEFSIAEAALKCGFEDPFYFSKVFKKIKGYSPSKVKLV; encoded by the coding sequence ATGATCCCGGATGATTACGAGGGGATTATCCCCGATATGAGATATTTTATTTGCCGCTACAGCACGCCAAGCTGGTGCATACGCAATCAGGTCATCGATTTTGTCGATCTCACTTATATTTTCGAAGGCAAAGTGACCTATATCGTCAACGGGGTTCCTTATGAAGCGGAGCAAGGAGACCTCATTTGCATTCCCAAGCAAAGCCTGCGGCAGGCGAATATCGATCCGGACCATCACATGGCGGCTTATGCATCCAATTTGCGGATTTACCATATCGAGGGCCTTGACGTCTCGCTCCCTTTTCCCGTCCATTCGAAAATCGGCTTGCGTGATGATCTGCTGTCTCTCTATCAGGAGCTGAACATTGAATGGATGCAGAAAAAACCCGGTTACATGATGAAAGTCCGGGCCATCTTCCTGACGATTCTGCATAAATATTTCAGTTTGCTGTTTTATAAGGATGCCGCCCATCCGGTTAATCCTCACGTCCAAAAAGCGCTTCACTTTATTCATGAGCGTTATGACTGCCAAATTGACGTCGCGGGCTTGGCCGCCATGATCGACCTGAATCCTTCTTACTTCGGCACCCTGTTCAAAAAGCATACCGGCGTTACCGTCAAGGAATACGTAAATCGGATTCGAATTAACAATGCCGAAAACATGCTCGCCAGCAGCGAGTTTTCGATCGCGGAGGCCGCTCTTAAATGCGGATTTGAGGATCCCTTTTACTTCAGTAAGGTTTTCAAAAAAATCAAGGGGTATTCACCGTCCAAGGTTAAATTGGTCTAG